From a single Rhinolophus ferrumequinum isolate MPI-CBG mRhiFer1 chromosome 15, mRhiFer1_v1.p, whole genome shotgun sequence genomic region:
- the PPP1R14A gene encoding protein phosphatase 1 regulatory subunit 14A — translation MAAQRLGKRVLSKLQAPSRARGPGGSPGGLQKRHARVTVKYDRRELQRRLDVEKWIDGRLEELYRGREADMPDEVNIDELLELENEEDRSQKIQGLLKSCMNPTEDFVQELLVKLRGLHKQPGLRQPSPSSDRSLSPLPDRGRTAPP, via the exons ATGGCAGCTCAGAGGCTGGGCAAGCGGGTGCTGAGCAAACTGCAGGCTCCGTCGAGGGCCCGCGGGCCGGGGGGCAGCCCCGGGGGACTGCAGAAACGACACGCGCGTGTCACCGTCAAGTATGACCGGCGGGAGCTTCAGCGGAGGCTGGACGTGGAGAAGTGGATCGACGGGCGCTTGGAGGAGCTGTACCGCGGCAGG GAGGCAGACATGCCTGATGAGGTCAACATTGACGAATTGTTGGAACTAGAGAATGAAGAGGACAGAAGCCAGAAAATTCAG GGACTCCTGAAATCGTGCATGAACCCCACAGAG GACTTCGTCCAGGAGCTGCTGGTGAAGCTGCGAGGCCTCCACAAGCAGCCAGGCCTCCGCCAGCCCAGCCCCTCCAGTGACCGAAGCCTGAGCCCCCTCCCGGACCGGGGCCGGACCGCACCGCCTTGA